One [Clostridium] saccharolyticum WM1 DNA segment encodes these proteins:
- the rpmD gene encoding 50S ribosomal protein L30 encodes MADKLKITLVKSPIGAVPKHKATVEALGLKKLHKTVEMPDNGAVRGMIANVRHLVKVEEI; translated from the coding sequence ATGGCAGATAAATTAAAAATCACATTGGTGAAATCCCCGATCGGCGCAGTTCCGAAGCATAAAGCAACCGTTGAAGCATTAGGCTTAAAGAAGCTTCATAAGACAGTTGAAATGCCGGATAATGGCGCAGTCAGAGGCATGATTGCCAACGTGCGTCATTTAGTAAAAGTTGAAGAGATTTAA
- the rpsE gene encoding 30S ribosomal protein S5, with protein MKRTIFDASQLELNDRVVAIKRVSKTVKGGRTMRFSALVVVGDGNGHVGAGLGKAGEVPEAIRKGKEAAVKNMVAVPVDENNSIPHDLIGKFGSASVLLKRANEGTGVIAGGPARAVLELAGIKNIHSKSLGSNNKTNVVLATIEGLTRLKTPEEVAKLRGKSVEEILG; from the coding sequence GTGAAACGTACAATTTTTGATGCAAGTCAGTTAGAATTAAACGACAGAGTAGTTGCTATCAAGCGTGTATCTAAAACCGTTAAAGGTGGACGTACCATGAGATTCTCTGCTTTAGTAGTCGTAGGTGATGGCAATGGCCACGTAGGTGCTGGTCTTGGCAAAGCCGGTGAAGTTCCAGAAGCAATCCGTAAAGGAAAAGAGGCTGCCGTTAAGAACATGGTTGCAGTTCCCGTTGATGAGAACAACAGTATTCCCCATGACCTGATCGGCAAATTCGGTAGTGCATCTGTACTTCTTAAGAGAGCGAACGAAGGTACAGGAGTTATCGCAGGAGGCCCTGCACGTGCGGTTTTAGAGCTTGCAGGTATTAAGAATATTCATTCTAAGTCCTTAGGTTCCAATAATAAGACCAATGTAGTGTTGGCTACGATCGAGGGATTAACCCGGTTAAAAACTCCTGAGGAAGTTGCAAAGCTTCGCGGCAAATCTGTAGAAGAGATTTTAGGCTAA